In a genomic window of Bacillota bacterium:
- the acpS gene encoding holo-ACP synthase produces the protein MVVGIGLDMIEVSRIRELMERKGNRLIGRVFTPREAELCAGRYESFAGRFAAKEAAAKALGTGMRGISWTEVEILEDHLGKPLILLHGRARDLASSKGIRDILVSITHLKDLACAMAVATGDGGVSCESPHT, from the coding sequence ATGGTCGTAGGCATCGGACTTGATATGATAGAGGTCTCTCGCATTCGTGAGCTTATGGAGAGAAAAGGAAATCGTTTGATCGGTCGTGTATTTACCCCTAGGGAAGCGGAGCTTTGCGCCGGCCGGTATGAGAGCTTCGCCGGGCGTTTTGCCGCGAAAGAGGCAGCCGCCAAGGCCTTGGGGACCGGTATGCGTGGTATATCATGGACTGAAGTAGAGATCCTCGAGGATCACCTCGGGAAGCCGTTGATCCTTCTCCATGGTCGAGCTCGGGATCTAGCATCGTCAAAGGGCATAAGGGATATCTTGGTGAGCATAACTCATTTGAAAGATCTTGCATGTGCCATGGCGGTGGCTACCGGGGATGGGGGAGTGTCTTGTGAAAGTCCTCACACCTGA
- the glmS gene encoding glutamine--fructose-6-phosphate transaminase (isomerizing), with amino-acid sequence MCGVVGYVGVRQAAPILLGSLKTLEYRGYDSAGIAVCKGDGVAIKKAQGRLDKLASLLEGQMPEGTVGVGHTRWATHGEPSDANAHPHSDCQGNIVVVHNGIIENYLSLRSELKSRGHRFSSDTDTEVLSHLIEENYDGNLADAVRASLGKVRGSFAIAVMCHDEPEKLVVARRNSPLVIGLGDQENLIASDIPAVLGITRDVLILEDDEMAVITRDRVDISTLAGVPVSRDPMHIDWDPAMAEKGGYRHFMLKEIHEQPAAIRNTLSCRISEDGRDIDLKELCLDPDEVRRLSKIFMVACGTAYHACLVGRQVIQRLSRIPVEVELASEFRYSDPLVGPDDLTIVVSQSGETADTLAALKEAKTRGSKILGITNVLGSSVARASDHVLYTLAGPEIAVASTKAYISQLVAMYLLGIFFGRQRGLVSDVEASALVRGLGELPQYVDRLFYHVEEEVAQLAEKFKGCEDIFFMGRGLDYAVAMEGSLKLKEISYIRAEAYAAGELKHGTLALIVEGVPVFALATQTGVYEKMLSNIKEVKARGATVVGIAYDDDSTIDAVADHVFRIPRIDDILSPILSVVPLQLFAYYAACARGCDVDKPRNLAKSVTVE; translated from the coding sequence ATGTGTGGGGTAGTGGGTTATGTAGGGGTGCGGCAAGCTGCCCCGATTTTATTGGGTAGCTTGAAAACGCTTGAATATAGAGGTTACGATTCCGCGGGAATAGCCGTGTGTAAGGGTGATGGCGTCGCCATCAAGAAGGCCCAGGGAAGGCTCGATAAACTCGCGAGCCTACTCGAAGGTCAGATGCCAGAGGGGACGGTAGGTGTCGGTCATACCCGGTGGGCTACGCATGGTGAGCCTTCAGACGCAAACGCCCATCCTCATTCCGATTGTCAGGGTAATATAGTGGTCGTGCATAATGGAATCATTGAAAATTATCTGAGTCTTCGCAGCGAATTGAAATCAAGGGGACATAGATTTTCTTCGGATACAGATACCGAGGTGCTATCTCACCTGATCGAGGAAAATTACGATGGGAACCTTGCTGATGCGGTAAGGGCAAGTCTCGGGAAGGTGAGGGGCTCGTTTGCCATAGCTGTCATGTGTCATGATGAGCCTGAAAAGCTCGTGGTCGCAAGAAGGAACAGCCCTCTTGTCATTGGCCTTGGTGACCAGGAGAATCTGATCGCTTCAGATATCCCCGCGGTACTTGGTATCACGCGGGATGTTCTGATTCTTGAAGATGACGAGATGGCCGTAATCACCCGGGATCGTGTAGATATATCTACGCTGGCCGGTGTTCCAGTATCAAGAGACCCTATGCATATCGACTGGGATCCAGCCATGGCTGAAAAGGGTGGTTATAGGCATTTCATGCTCAAAGAGATCCATGAACAGCCAGCGGCTATAAGGAACACTCTTTCATGCCGGATCAGCGAGGATGGCAGGGATATCGATTTGAAAGAACTCTGCCTGGATCCAGATGAGGTAAGACGGCTCTCTAAGATCTTCATGGTAGCCTGCGGAACTGCCTACCACGCCTGTCTTGTGGGAAGACAGGTGATACAGCGGCTTTCCCGGATACCTGTAGAGGTTGAGTTAGCATCGGAATTCCGGTATAGTGACCCCCTGGTAGGCCCTGACGATCTAACAATAGTTGTAAGTCAGTCTGGGGAAACCGCTGATACCCTGGCTGCTCTCAAGGAAGCCAAGACGAGAGGGTCTAAGATCTTGGGGATCACCAATGTGCTTGGTAGCTCGGTAGCCAGGGCTTCTGACCATGTGCTCTATACTCTGGCTGGCCCAGAGATCGCCGTGGCATCCACCAAAGCCTATATTTCCCAGCTTGTTGCCATGTATCTACTTGGGATTTTCTTTGGGCGCCAGAGGGGATTGGTTTCGGATGTCGAGGCCTCGGCTCTAGTGAGGGGCCTTGGCGAACTCCCGCAATATGTTGATAGGCTTTTTTACCATGTGGAGGAGGAGGTGGCGCAACTCGCGGAGAAGTTTAAAGGATGCGAGGATATATTCTTCATGGGCAGGGGACTAGACTATGCTGTAGCCATGGAGGGGAGTCTCAAGCTCAAGGAGATATCCTATATAAGAGCAGAGGCATACGCTGCTGGCGAACTTAAGCATGGTACGCTTGCCTTGATCGTGGAAGGCGTGCCAGTATTTGCCCTTGCGACTCAGACTGGTGTATACGAGAAGATGCTAAGCAACATCAAAGAAGTGAAAGCCCGCGGCGCCACCGTGGTAGGAATTGCCTATGATGATGATTCTACCATAGATGCTGTAGCTGATCATGTCTTCAGGATTCCCAGGATCGATGACATATTGAGTCCCATTCTGTCTGTGGTTCCTCTCCAGCTCTTTGCATATTACGCCGCCTGCGCCAGGGGCTGTGATGTTGATAAACCAAGGAATCTGGCGAAGAGTGTCACTGTTGAATAG